cgagaagtccgacgccgccgcctcgaaacccgacgccgccgccgccgccgcagagAACGCCGACCGCACCAACCAGCAGTCCGACGCCGTCTCTCTCTTCTTCTCTTTCCAGCTCTCCGTCTCATTACAGGTCACCAGGGCGCCTACTGCCAGCGCGAAGTCCGACGCCAACACCGAGACCGATGGCGCCCCAGGAAGTTCGCCGTCATCCGAATACGGGTCGGAAGAAACAGGATTGGAGTCTGCCACCAACCCGGCGACCCATTCTGGTGATTGGTGACTCAAATCTGAGTAACATCACATCAAGCCGCCGTCCGGATGACGTCCAGATCGAGAGCTTCCCCGGCTGCAAGATAGCTCATCTCGCCGACCTGATCGATGCTGTACCGGAGCGCCGAGATCGCCCGGATACGGTGATCATCAGCGTCGGAATCAACAACCGCGACAACAACTTCGAAGCGACCGCCAGGAAGACCACACAGCGCCTGATCAACGCCGCAGTCAAGAAGTATCAGCACTCGTTCGTCCACTTCGTTCAACTCAACACGACCCgcgaacaccagcagttcgcccGGAAGTTCAACGAATTCCTCGAGAATAACGACGACGTCACCGCGATACCACCCATCGATGATCGACGCTTCAGAGTTGTTGGAGACGGGATCCACTGGAACCGTGGTACAGCTAACACCCTGCTGGACCACTGGCTCAGTGGTTTAAACTAAGTATTAGTGAGACCAACGGGTCCACTATTGGTGAGTTAAATCAACCGGAATTAACCAATGCTTCTCTGATTTCTTCCATTTCCAGGtccgacgaacacgaagaaccgGCACCAAACCAAGCGCGACGCGATCCGGTCACCGCTCTCGGGAGCCCGGTGGTCAACCTCACACGTTCACTCCGCCTAAGTCCGGCGCAACATCAGCTACTCCGAAAGGGCCTCACTTATTGCCCGACTCCAAAAATCGGTTCTGATGCCGCCGCGACCGAGCGCACCAAGGGAGTGTGCCGATTCAACCGGCTAGTGAAACTCGACCATCACTTCCGAGACAAACCGGACCGCGAGGCTCCGCGTTTCCGTCTGCCCAGCAGTTGGGCTCCGGATGAAATAGAACCAGTAATCGCCGGGTTCTGCAACGACGCGCACGAATTGGCTCAACAAACCAGGGATACGCGTCGCGTAAATGATAACCTCACTAAACAGGAACGCGAAGCCCTCCAGCAGCTGCGTGACAACACTAATATTGTCATCAAAGCCGCCGATAAGGGTTCCGCTACGGTTATCATGGACCGCGACGACTACGTCCACGAAGCCATGCGCCAACTAGCCGATCTCGAGTATTATCAGCCGCTGCAGCAACCGATCTTCGAACAGACCGGGGAAGAAATTcgcgaaatcatcgaaaatatggCTCGACGAAAAATCATCCCGCTAAAAACCGCCGAATATCTATTACCGCCCGATAATCCGAAACAGAGGCAGTTCTATCTGCTTCCCAAAATCCATAAAGAACGCGAGAAGTGGACGGTACCCGATCGCGTACCGCCGGGGAGACCGATCGTCTCCGACTGCGGCTCCGAAACCTACGAAATTTCGGAATGGATCGACTACTATTTGCAGCCGATCGCCCGCGGTCACCCGTCGTACGTCAAAGATACCAACcactttctagatattttggcCGGTAAACAATTTAGCGCCGATGCGTTACTCGTCACCATGGACATCGATTCGCTCTACACCAACATCCCCCACGAAGAGGGTATCGCCAGCATCCGACAAGCTCTCCGAGATAACCCGAACCCGGGACGCCCGGATGCCGAGCTGCTGaaactactcgaaatcagcctgaagaaaaatgactttaactttaacgaaaacacatatttacaggtaaaagGTACCGCAATGGGTAAGCGTTTTGCTCCTTCTTATGCCAATATCTTTGTAGCCGAATGGGAAAAAGAAGGTCTGTCCAGAAGCGAACTCCAACCATCGCTATACGCTCGGTTCATCGACGACATCTACATAGTTTGGGAACACGGCCGCGAAACGTTGATGCAATTCATCGACGTCCTACAAACAGTGAGCCGATCCATCAAACTCAAGTTCGAAATCAGCGACACCAGCGTCAACTTCCTGGACGTAACCACCTTCAAAGGCCCGCGATTCGAGACAAGTGGCACAGTAGACACCAAAGTCTACTTCAAACCAACCGATTCGCATCAATTACTACATCGATCCTCGTTTCACCCTAAACACACATTTTCCGGTATAGTTAAAAGTCAAATTCTCCGGTTCCGGCGCATCTGCAATAACGATTCGGACTTACACGCAGCGTCCGGAACCGTCCTTAAAGTACTCAGAGGTCGTGGCTACAAAGACCGCGAACTGCGACACATCAAAAGCCAAGCTCTACGGCACCACGCCGAACGAGATCTACGAGAACAACAACGGGCCGACGAACCGCCGAAAAAGCGTTTACCGCTTATCTTACCTCACTCCGAAGCCAACCGAACCCTAGCCCGTAACATCCGAACCAGATTTACGGAACTGGCTACGGCCACCGGCCGGTCTGACGAGGTAACCACGGTCACCGCCTACACCAAGCACAAGAGTCTCAAAGATCTCCTAACTTCGTCGCAGCTCAAACCCACGGAGCCACCCCCTCCCCGAGTCCCCTCTTCACCGCATCGTAACAGAAATACTTCCGTTGTTtccaattcttctatttccaggtcTACTCAAAGAACTCCGTCAACCCGACGTCGAGGCACCGAGAAATGCAGAACACCCAGATGTCGTACGTGTCCACTCGTCCGAGAAACAACCGTTTGCCgcagccacaacaaaatgcacgcgatccgcagcacaattaattgcgcgacccgtgaaattgtatactgcatcgaatgcaccaagtgcaacatgctgtacgtcggccaaaccggaatgtctctacgagaacgcgtcactcatcacgtctcacgcatcagaacgaagaattcgactccagtctcggaccacttcaaccaagtcgaccacacccgcgaacactttcgggtgtacggtctccaacacctaccaggctccacgagaccgatccgcgaagcagccgaacaagactggatacgacgactcgacacgaacacgccccgaggcatgaacgtcccgtagaccgcctcactacaacaattaactctcactacttttttacagggataacccgctgcccgtgcactagtggggtctccaaaccttcggtttggtcccctaacctctatctctaaacctaaccctaaccctaacccttacAGTTACTGTAAGAGCTGATCAGTGATAATCAGCAAAATGAGATGTAGTTGATGATAGAGCGCGACCTAAAACACAGCTTACCCTGTGTCTCTAATGCGGCACCGCTCTCTTACCCCGCCCTGTGTCTCCAATGCGGCACCGCTCTCTTACCCCGCCCTGTGTCTCTAATGCGGCACCGCTCTCTTACCCCGCCCTGTGTCTCCAATGCGGCACCGCTCTCTTACCCCGCCCTGTGTCTCTAATGCGGAACCGCTCTCTTACTGAGTCTCTCTCAAAATATTCCTGAGTTTAATTCCTAATAATCCATTTTTGTAAATTCAACTCGTATAAACTATCAAACCGACATAAAACCACATTTCATCATCGTAACGCAGTTAGTTATTTTACTGTTACGTAATTTGTGTCGAGTCAACTAGACACCCGGATTAATGAGGATGACtgaggtttttttttaaagagaaATATCTAGAGGTCACCCAGACTCAATTTTACCCCTTTGATATCATTCGAGGTGAAGTTCTTTATTTCTGTGacaaatttctatgaaatattttgctcaaataaattcattctgaTCTAATATCAACGAAAATAAGTGTAGTTATTCATAATTCAGTATGAAATTGGGCTCTGTTTTGaggaattactatttttccAGAAATCGGATCCAGAATATCACCTTGCCATCACCATGACAACGCACCagtcaaaacaaacaacaatcattcagaaatgaagcCCTGTAGATTCTTAAATTTGGTTTCAAGTTTCTTTACTTTGGTTGAGTAGATTCTGAATGATGCAAAGTTTACTAGAGACactggttttatcaaaatcatctctgGAAGACAGTGCCAATCCTGGAAGGGTTTTAACAGTAACTCAGATATTGTGTTCCACAGCATTCAGATCAAACCAACAGTTCACACTCAATTTGAGAACTATTTTGTGTTTATCTAAAATGCATTTCACGTTTATTTTGACTCAAgatataaatttctaaatttccaatagatggcacCTGTGATATACAGTATATTCGTATTAATCCAATAATTTGGTGGTTCAGCAGAAATCCAATAGGTGGCGATCATGTCGTAATAACTATTCATCAGTATATATCAGACACCCTGGTTTATCATCTGATCAAAATCACTGGGTTTGAACTTGGAACATCCTAAAAATCCTCTAAACAGCATGAAACATCACAGTCatttagaatcaataattcattcatttgacgcGCAGTCAATTTCAGGTGTAGACGTGTCGCAGGTTTCAGTTATTGAGATCCTCCTCCAttagactgaaaataaatcaaacaacgttcattataacatcattagagcaattcacaaaaatcatatcaaatattcgatacaaataagagtaactaaacgaacctgatctaaacatcaccttcttttgagtagaataaacaaaactctagcgttacgcctacatctgaaataatacaaaacactgaaaatcattatttcttcatcagataaaaatgaaaacagattcaacaagattcaaaatgcttttagtgccaagaattttcagtgttacaatctttttttcatacaagACTTAACGGTAAATTAGTTCAGACTTAGAGCAGGGAAcactatatgaatttattcccacaccgtctgaaattacagatttcacaatgaaatttgcagcgtgttcgttgctcagcagcaggtgaatcgcaccattcaaacatgtttgatatttccacaGTTAATTTCAGCGCagcaaaatttttgtttagtCCCAAACACAGTAAATTGAGCCGCAATCTTTGAcaagctttcaaatcatgacggcatcaatgatttgagaaCGGCGCTGAAAACCTGCTTGGATTTTGGTTAACTCGGTTTTAAAACACCACAGTTTTTAACTTCGAAACTgtttctacaaatctactgtgggttttttatTCGTCGACTAAAAGTGGTGCAACGCCGTGCATATCACAGCAGTTTGTGTCagttgcgatcgaaagcaactgttgGCCTACtgtaggccggagtagaacacgGGCATCTAGCCcgatacggcttgcgacgagtcggtaggcgtcgcaaGCCGGCATATGTCGAACAGATAGAGCAGaaactggcggcctctcgtaggccgttaatcggcgataaacccagttgtgtcggtaggcgtcgcgttgcttgtcgacataagtcAGCCTTAATCCTGCTTTCTCAGAGAACTGCTCTTCCTTCTCTTTGAGATTTTCCTAAATCTGCACCCGTACCTTCGCCGTGCCCTCCTCCAATTTTCCAGGGGATCCTCGTGATTCGTGAGATTGTAGTCGGGAAATTCTCTTACCTGTTTTGGAATCCGCTCGGTCCGGCAACGGCGCTTCCCGATAAACTACCGTTCAAACTGGAGCCAGCAATCGCTCTGTTACTGGCCGATTAGCGATCGCTCTCATCGCGGATTATCCCGACTCGGTCGATGTGGCTTCCGCTAGCGCTAAGACTGCCAGTCATAGCCATAGACATCTCACCGATACTAGGTCCGATACTGGAGTTCGCTACCCGGTGACTGGTCGTTTCTATACTGTGAGAATCAGCTACAacaaatataaacattcaCTCATACTAGTACTGAACTAACTtaaatgacgtcatagggcGATTTATATAGCAGCCACACCAGACAACATGGCTTTATCAGTTaaaccccctatgacatcatcaaattatctttCTCTTTCTGGCAAGTCTATATAAAACGTAGAAAAGTTGGCCACCTCCAATAAATCcgcctatgacatcatcaaattatccctTCAGAATCCTAGAAAGACCGCTGATTCCGGACCCTGCACTATATGAAAAGTATGGTTTAAGTACTTACGGGCGTAAGGCCCCGATGGGCCACTTCCTTCGTTCTTTTCGAACTCAAATCGAACTCCGCCCGGAGTCAGTCGTCGATACGCCGCAACCACCGCTGCGACACAGCGATATCGGTACCACGCCGTAAACATACGGCTAAACTAGCGACAACTGGCGCTACGATAACAGACGCAGTTACACCACCGGCTATTACCATATTCCTCTTGTGCTGTGGTAGGTGACCGTAACGTGTGTGTAACTGAAACACAAGATAAACACATGAGAAATAGCATTTTTCATAGTAAAATTTGCGATAAAAATCTAGCGCGTGgtggatttaggttccaatttctgtttctgactagcgccatcaagcGAGTAATTTCAGAActtgaatatgtcgatatccTGTATTTCACCCGATAAGCCTTATCCTATGTCCTTGTCATTACGGTTAAATGACAGTAACCACTTGATACAGTTTATGCGCAGTGTTTAGAACTAGGATTTtgacaaataaaatcaataaggaTTTATTACTTCTAAGTGTTGGTTATTCAACGTCACTCTGTGAATTCAATTCGAATACAGTCTATATTCAATCCCAGTTTTTGGctatattcaattattgaaaAACTGGGATTGGGATTGACAATCCCAGTTTTTTGTGTGGTTTTAATTTGacactggacccagttccacagttgtgggggTTTAATttcatccagttccacagttgtatgggtttaattgagactggatccagttccagtaAGGGTTATAACTGTTCCTAGGTGGGAGGTGTTTACATACAGTGACATCAGTTCGTTAACAGTCCCTATAGTCAATTATAGTCAATTTGACTTTGTATTGAGTttaacagttgtgtgggtttaatttcaaCATGAAAGGACTTTTCAAAGGACATAATAATATCTGTAATGAGGCATTCAATGAATGAACACTTTAAATCCCAATTCATCTGTTTGGGTTAAATTCCTTTAGTTcaacaatttcatcaaattgaaaaactgTAGTCAGAAAGCTGACCTATCACACATATTAAGCTATCATTTTATGTCTCACGTGGTCACCCTGTGTGATAGGCTTCACGTATAAAAGACTTTCAGTTATGTGTCCATGCGTATATGTTCTCGGAATTCGGATCAAAAATGACCTTTTGGGCACGAGGCCCTTGTGATTCGTGTGGAAATATAATAATGATCACTAAATTGAGATTCTCAGAGACAGACGGCAGATGGATTCCTAATATTAGTCGATAATTTACCTCGCGTCCGACCCAGACGGGAATCTCTATGATCATCGCGGGAACTGCGATTCCAGCAACGAGTCCGATACCGACCGGAGCGCCAACTAACGTGCCGAGTTGCCACAATATCTTCTTCTTTCGGCTCCATGGCTTTTTACCCCAGAAAGTGCAGCCAGACGGACTGAAAATCAACATAATCGACTAAATTATTACTCAATTTCTAAGGACTTATAAACCTTTATCATCGATTAAAGGCCGAGCTCGGGTTTACAAGGAAGGACCATAAATATCAATGGATTCATTCTATCACTTGCAACCATTTGATTCAGAGCTCTGACAACTAGAGAATCGCCATGTgtgcaggggccagttgcatagtcatggcttagacttaagactactctaagaccaacttagttaataatataaccaatctaacaacttaagaccagggccctgtttcacaaaaaagttaaactcaaattcttggtgtaattgccattggttacttcatttcttcaatgaacacaacaattcaaacttaaccgtttaagccttaaactttttcgtgaaactgcaCCCAGTCccaagatttaagaccaccattataacatcattagagcaattcacaaaaatcatatcaaatattcgatataaataagagtaactaaacgaacctgatctaaacatcaccttcttttgagtagaataaacaaaactctagcgttacgcctacatctgaaataatacaaaacactgaaaatcatttttttcatacaagACTTAACGGTAAATTGGTTCAGACTTAGAGCAGGGAAcactatatgaatttattcccacaccgtctgaaattacagatttcacaatgaaatttgcagcgtgttcgttgctcagcagcaggtgaatcgcaacattcaaacatgtttgatatttccacaGTTAATTTTGTCGCAGCAAATATTTTTGCTAAGTCCCAAACACAGTAAATTGAGCTGCAATCTTTGAcaagctttcaaatcatgatagcatcaatgatttgagaCAGTAACCACTTGATCTGGTTTATGCGCAGTGTTTAGAACTAGGTCAATTTCAGGTGTAGACGTGTCGCAGGTTTCAGTTATTGAGATCCTCCTCCAttagactgaaaataaatcaaacaacattcattataacatcattagagcaattcacaaaaatcatatcaaatattcgaCATGAATAAGAGTAACTAAACAAACCTGATCTAAACATCATCTTCTTTtgagtagaataaacaaaactctagcgttacgcctacatctgaaataatacaaaacactgaaaatcattatttcttcatcagataaaaaatgaaaacagattcaAAATGCATTTAGTGCCAACAATTTTCAGgcttagaattttttttctcatacaAGACATAACTGTAAATTGGTTCAGACTTAGAGCAGGGAACACTAGcctatatgaatttattcccacaccgtctgaaattacagatttcacaatgaaatttgcagcgtgttcgttgctcagcagcaggtgaatcgcaccattcaaacatgtttgatatttccacaGTTAATTTTGTCGCAGCAAATAATTTTGCTAAGTCCCAAACACAGTAAATTGAGCCGcaagctttcaaatcatgatggcatcaatgatttgagaaCGGCGCTGAAAACCTGCTTGGATTTTGGTTAACTCGGTTTTAAAACACCACTGAAACTGGTTTGTAGAGGTCTGTGATTAGGGCCTAAGATATATCTACCTGAATTGAGGGATCACTTGTTCACTTCATCGCCAAACAGTTATTCCTTGAACTCTCTGATGACTGCAGTTATTCAGTTGAGCAtcaccctgaaataaacatagaaACCTGTCAGAGAAAGCACTCTAAAATCCAGGGTATCAGAGGGTCAAATGCTCCATCTGTATTGATAGTAATAGTTTAGGCCTCGATCCACTCTTTATGTCATTGATACTTTTTACTGCGGTGAGGGCtagtggttagagcgttcatctctgggaagccaggtcgtgggttcgatCCCCGttgtgtcctcgggcaagacacttatcctcactgcctctctccacccaggagtaaatgggtacctggtctGATAGAAGACTCCTGAGCGCTTGTTAGCAGCTCGGTGTTACTTCTCCaaagggagagatgactgatacatgttagagtATTAAAATTGGCCCgggtaataataccgaaaaatgtaaagcgctctgagcagcttGGCTGGATTTAGCActatataagacacatattaatattattattattactgaatGATAATGGTTTTACAGCACGCATCAGTGAATAGAGATTGCTGCTGCTCGTGGGGTTAAACCGGAGTGTTTTATGTCGCTCTCCATCTCGAATCACCTTCATACATCACAAGTATTCGATTCATAAGTAAATCTACTTACTGTATTTCAATGTTGAAATGGTTTGAAGACATTCTGTCGCTTCTGCGTTGAAAGAGaagcttctaaatatttcaagtgtAAATAGCGATTTATTCGTCCGCCATGCTTGTTCTGCAGACCGCGCAGCTCGAGGTCGACTCGGACTCAGGCTTTGCGCTCCGAGCACCAACTAAAGAGTTCACGGTTCTAGCCGCGGATGGCTTTAGATACCGCTCCGGATTACTAGCGGGGGTAATGAATTCCACGGAATTAGCAATACGTAGCAATTCTAGTGAACTTCCGAGctattgttcgaataaaacattctaaaattattcCCAATTAATGAAAGAATCAAATAATCTTATAAGTTGAATTGGTGACTCACAACACGTATTTAACCTAATAGTTTTTTTCAGCGGGGCACGGCTGAGAGTATCGACAAGTTTTGTATTTCTTTAACAAATATCTGTGAAATTTTTTGCTAAAAATTCATTCTATTATTATATCGATAAAAATAAGTgtagttattcatttcagtatgAAATTTGGCTCTGTTTTCaggaattactatttttccAGACATCGGATCCAGAATATCACCTTGCCATCACCATGACAACGCACCAGTCaacaaacaacaatcattcagaaatgaagcCCTGTAGATTCTTGAATTTGGTTTcaagtttctttattttgtttgaatagattatgaataatgCAAAGTTTACAAGAGACactggttttatcaaaatcatctctgGAAGACAGTGCCAATCCTGGAAGGGTTTTAACAgtcactcagatattgtgTTCCACTGCATTCAGATCAAACCAACAGTTCACACTCAATTTGAGAACTATTTTGTGTTTATCTAAAATGCATTTCACGTTTATTTTGACTCAAgatataaatttctaaatttccaatagatggcgtctGTGATATACAGTTTAATCCAATACGAATACGTATTCGTATTAATCCAATAATTTGGTGGTTCAGCAGATATCCAATAGGTGGCGATCATGTCGTAGTAACTATTCA
Above is a genomic segment from Tubulanus polymorphus unplaced genomic scaffold, tnTubPoly1.2 scaffold_76, whole genome shotgun sequence containing:
- the LOC141914683 gene encoding E3 ubiquitin-protein ligase RNF19A-like, which encodes MFTAWYRYRCVAAVVAAYRRLTPGGVRFEFEKNEGSGPSGPYAPDSHSIETTSHRVANSSIGPSIGEMSMAMTGSLSASGSHIDRVGIIRDESDR